GAGCTGGCTGTAGACATTGGTGCCATTACCGTCACCCTGCACGCCACCATCCTCCAGCCCCTTGTCGGGTTGGTAGAGGCCGACCAGGGGAGTGATGATCAGGTGGTCACTGACGGCCCACTCGGCGTAGAGATCCAGCTCACGCCCGCTGGTATCGACATTGCCGCGGGAATGCAGCGTATCGAAGTCGAAATACAGCACGCCTAGCGTCAGCCCTTCCATCGGAGTGGCCTTGAGGCCGACATGATGAACCTGGGTATTGCTGTTGAACGGGCCGGAATAGTTGGCGGCGACCTCGCCCTGGAACCAGGTGCCATAGCCACGGCTGAAGCCGTTGAACATCGAATCCCAGCCTTCCGAATAGCGGCTGTAGCGATAGGTCAGGTTCGGTGACCAGGCCAGGTCTGCAAAGGTATAGCCCGCTTCGGCATACCAGGCTTTTTCATCGCCGGCCGACTTGTCCTGCCAGGCGTACTCGAAGGCGAAATTGGCATTCTCCACGCCCGCATTGCCAGCCCCGCGCACGCTGTAGATATCCATGCCGTCACGCTGTCGCTGAAAATCGCTGGCATAGCGCTCGTCCACACCAATGCCATGGATATAGGTGAATGCCAGCTCACCCGGCTCGGTGGTGTAGGCCAGCGTGCCAGCCGCCAGCTCGGTCTTGGCCTGGGCGCGGTTATCCGATTTCATCCACATCAGATCGCCGTGCAAGCCCTGCTGACCACCGATACGCACCACCGCGGTCTGGTCGAAGGCATGACGGGCGGCCAGGTAATAGGCACCGCCTCGATTCAATTCGCCTTCGGCCGGGCCCTTGCCGAAATTGAGGCCATCATCGTTGATGATGAAACCATCGCCGATCTTCACCACCTGACGACCAAAGGAGATGTCCAGGCCATCTTCGCCCAGCGCCGGCAGCAGATTGCCGGAGCGCCAGCCCAGGTAGGCGTCCTCGATCTTGGTGGTGCGTTCGGAGCCGTCGCTCAGGCCGGCCGCATCGCCATCGCCCCAGGAGCCGGAACTGACCCAATTGAGTGCGCCGTAGGCCGTACCGTTACCCGCCAGCCCCTGCTCGGCACTGACCCCATATTTGACGAAGCCCTCGCGCCAACTGGCGCCACCGCTGCTGCCGTCATAGCTCTTGCGGCTGTTGAACCAGCCATACACGGCGAGGACATCGGCGTTCAGCCTGGTTTCACCCTGGTTGTAGAATTCGTAGGCCTGGGCTGACTGGCTGGCGCCAAGGACGGCGACAGCAAGCCCCACGGCTGCGGAAATGGAGGTATGGCGACGTTGCTGCATGAGCTGCTCCTCTTGTTCTTCTGGCCCGTCCGGCAGGACAGGTCTCTGGTTTGCGCCCTGCAGCGCAGGACGCACCACCGCTCAGCCCCGATATCCTCCCTCGAGATACCGAATGAACCTCGACAACGGTGACGGGCTATTAGGGAACGTGCGCACCGGCAATGCTTGATCACACTTGCCAGCGGACTTGACCCGCCACGCCAGCAGCAGCGCACTCGTTGTGTGCAGCAGTAACAGCGAGTGCACCGGGACTCGGCGGCCGAACCGTCTGACCATCGGCTTCCAGCCCTCAACAATGGGCGCTGGCGGATCAGGAAGCGACTTGCGGGAACCCGGCATGGTTCATGCTTAACATGTTAATGAAACCGCCCATGCATCTTTCGGTAACATGTTAACAAGTATCAAGGGGTCGCCATGCACGCTCAGCAGGCCACACACAGCTCACTCGAAAACTGGCAGCGCTCCATCCAATCCGTTTGCGGCAACTACGAGACCCGCCTGGCCTTCAACAGCACCCTGTTCATCGGTGATGTCCATGCCAAGGAACATGCCGGTCTGACGCTGGCGCACCTGAAGACCAATGCCGGCCTGATCTCCCGCACGGCCAAGACGGATCGCGACGACGACCGTTACTGCTTTCTGGTCAGCCAGCGCAGTGGCTGTTCGCAGATATCCCAGAATGGCCAGACCGTAGAGCTAGCACCGGGCGACCTGGTGTTGATGGACTCGGTGGGCTCGTGCGAGATCACCCCGCATGGGTTGATCGAACATGCCTCCCTGCATCTGCCGCGAGAAGATGTTCTGCGTGCGCTGCGCAACGAGCGCTCGCTGTTCGGCAAGGTTTCACCTCGATGCACCAGCGGCCGTATGCTGCGCCTGCTGGTCGACCAGCTCTATCTCAACGAAGCGGGCATCCAGGCCGATGCCTGCGAAGGCGAAGCCATGCTCGGCGCCTTTACCAGCCTGCTCGGCCCAGCCTTGACGCAGCGCGAGCAGGAAGCCGAGATCGCCGACTCGATTGCCGGCAACAGCCTGCGACGCCAGGCGCAGCAACTGATCGAGGAATCGCTGAGCCACCCCAACCTGAC
The genomic region above belongs to Pseudomonas sp. GOM7 and contains:
- the feaR gene encoding transcriptional regulator FeaR gives rise to the protein MHAQQATHSSLENWQRSIQSVCGNYETRLAFNSTLFIGDVHAKEHAGLTLAHLKTNAGLISRTAKTDRDDDRYCFLVSQRSGCSQISQNGQTVELAPGDLVLMDSVGSCEITPHGLIEHASLHLPREDVLRALRNERSLFGKVSPRCTSGRMLRLLVDQLYLNEAGIQADACEGEAMLGAFTSLLGPALTQREQEAEIADSIAGNSLRRQAQQLIEESLSHPNLTPAALANRLQISVRQLYRLFEEQGDSVCRYIQRTRLQRSASDLSNPNLRRESITAIAYKWGFTDSAHFSRAFKKQFEQSPKEYRSQAVDQ
- a CDS encoding alginate export family protein, which translates into the protein MQQRRHTSISAAVGLAVAVLGASQSAQAYEFYNQGETRLNADVLAVYGWFNSRKSYDGSSGGASWREGFVKYGVSAEQGLAGNGTAYGALNWVSSGSWGDGDAAGLSDGSERTTKIEDAYLGWRSGNLLPALGEDGLDISFGRQVVKIGDGFIINDDGLNFGKGPAEGELNRGGAYYLAARHAFDQTAVVRIGGQQGLHGDLMWMKSDNRAQAKTELAAGTLAYTTEPGELAFTYIHGIGVDERYASDFQRQRDGMDIYSVRGAGNAGVENANFAFEYAWQDKSAGDEKAWYAEAGYTFADLAWSPNLTYRYSRYSEGWDSMFNGFSRGYGTWFQGEVAANYSGPFNSNTQVHHVGLKATPMEGLTLGVLYFDFDTLHSRGNVDTSGRELDLYAEWAVSDHLIITPLVGLYQPDKGLEDGGVQGDGNGTNVYSQLTLAVPF